In Serratia sp. FDAARGOS_506, a genomic segment contains:
- a CDS encoding GNAT family acetyltransferase encodes MEIRVFRQDDFEEVITLWERCDLLRPWNDPEMDIERKLNHDPELFLVAEVGGEVVGSVMGGYDGHRGSAYYLGVHPDYRGRGIANALINRLEKKLIARGCPKIQIMVREDNDTVVEMYEKLGYEIQGITSLGKRLIEDQEY; translated from the coding sequence ATGGAAATTCGCGTATTTCGACAAGACGACTTTGAAGAGGTCATTACCCTGTGGGAGCGCTGCGATCTGCTGCGGCCCTGGAACGATCCGGAAATGGACATCGAGCGCAAGCTGAACCACGACCCGGAGCTATTCCTGGTGGCGGAAGTCGGCGGCGAAGTGGTCGGTTCGGTGATGGGCGGTTATGACGGCCACCGCGGCTCGGCGTATTACCTCGGGGTGCATCCCGACTATCGCGGGCGCGGCATCGCCAATGCGTTGATCAATCGTCTGGAGAAGAAGTTGATCGCCCGCGGCTGCCCGAAGATCCAGATTATGGTGCGCGAAGACAACGACACGGTGGTCGAGATGTACGAGAAGCTCGGCTACGAGATCCAGGGCATCACCAGCCTGGGCAAGCGGCTGATCGAAGATCAGGAATATTGA
- a CDS encoding response regulator transcription factor produces MKILLVDDDLELGTMLSEYLTGEGFDATLVLTGKAGVEGALSGDYTAMILDIMLPDMSGIDVLRDVRKKSRLPIIMLTAKGDNIDRVIGLEMGADDYMPKPCYPRELVARLRAVLRRFEERPQEADDEAAISFGELTLNPSTRSSEWRGKAFDLTASEFNLLELLLRAPDRVVSKDELSEKGLGRPREAYDRSVDVHISNIRQKLSALAGNTLSIETVRSIGYRIR; encoded by the coding sequence ATGAAAATTTTACTGGTCGACGATGACCTGGAGCTTGGCACCATGCTGAGCGAATACCTGACGGGCGAAGGCTTCGACGCCACGCTGGTGCTGACCGGCAAAGCGGGGGTTGAGGGCGCGCTGTCGGGCGACTATACCGCGATGATCCTCGATATCATGCTGCCGGACATGAGCGGCATCGACGTGCTGCGCGACGTGCGTAAAAAGAGCCGGCTGCCGATCATCATGCTGACCGCCAAAGGCGACAACATCGATCGGGTGATTGGCCTGGAGATGGGCGCCGACGATTACATGCCCAAACCGTGCTACCCGCGCGAATTGGTGGCGCGTCTGCGCGCGGTGCTGCGCCGTTTCGAAGAGCGGCCGCAAGAGGCGGATGACGAAGCCGCCATCAGCTTCGGTGAGCTGACGCTGAACCCTTCAACCCGCAGCAGCGAATGGCGCGGTAAGGCGTTTGATCTGACCGCTTCGGAATTCAATCTGCTGGAGCTGTTGTTGCGCGCGCCGGATCGCGTGGTGTCGAAGGATGAATTGTCCGAGAAGGGGCTGGGGCGCCCGCGCGAGGCCTATGATCGCAGCGTGGACGTGCATATCAGCAATATCCGCCAGAAGCTGAGTGCGCTGGCCGGCAATACGCTGAGCATCGAGACGGTGCGCAGCATCGGCTATCGCATTCGGTAA
- a CDS encoding RpoE-regulated lipoprotein, with protein MNIRPLLLGLPLLLTGCSSMSNFSWSSLSPFNWFGSSLEVGAKGVGKLNAGTPMSESAINDGLDGNYRLRGGMATSNGQIVSYYQALSGDEVKLVITGEPKGHVQRVDVMDQKVATEWGNKLGTPFGDMYSKAFGSCKPGSGEDAGKVECVAEQSKYVTYIFSGKWAGAQDIIPPDDTLKSWTVSKIIWHAKPQQ; from the coding sequence ATGAATATTCGCCCCCTGTTGTTAGGGCTTCCGCTGTTACTGACCGGCTGTTCGAGCATGTCCAATTTCTCTTGGTCCAGCCTGTCGCCGTTCAACTGGTTCGGCAGCAGCCTGGAGGTCGGCGCCAAGGGCGTCGGCAAGCTCAACGCCGGCACGCCGATGTCGGAGAGCGCCATCAACGACGGGCTGGACGGCAACTACCGCCTGCGCGGCGGTATGGCGACCAGCAACGGCCAGATCGTCTCTTATTACCAGGCGCTGTCCGGCGACGAAGTGAAGCTGGTGATCACCGGCGAACCGAAAGGGCACGTGCAGCGGGTAGACGTGATGGATCAGAAAGTGGCGACGGAGTGGGGCAACAAGCTCGGCACGCCGTTTGGCGATATGTACAGCAAGGCGTTCGGTTCCTGTAAACCGGGCAGCGGCGAAGACGCCGGCAAAGTGGAGTGCGTGGCGGAGCAGAGCAAGTACGTCACCTACATCTTCAGCGGCAAGTGGGCCGGGGCGCAGGATATCATCCCGCCGGATGACACCCTGAAAAGCTGGACGGTCAGCAAAATCATCTGGCACGCCAAGCCGCAGCAGTAA
- the crr gene encoding PTS glucose transporter subunit IIA, with protein MGLFDKLKSLVSDDKKDTGTIEIVAPLSGEIVNIEDVPDVVFAEKIVGDGIAIKPAGNKMVAPVDGTIGKIFETNHAFSIESDSGIELFVHFGIDTVELKGEGFKRIAEEGQRVKKGDVVIEFNLPLLEEKAKSTLTPVVISNMDEIKELIKLSGSVTVGETPIIRIKK; from the coding sequence ATGGGTTTGTTCGATAAACTGAAATCTCTGGTTTCTGATGACAAGAAAGACACGGGCACTATCGAGATCGTCGCTCCCCTTTCTGGCGAAATCGTCAATATCGAAGATGTGCCGGACGTAGTGTTCGCTGAAAAAATCGTTGGCGACGGTATCGCCATCAAACCGGCCGGCAACAAAATGGTTGCTCCGGTTGACGGCACCATCGGTAAGATTTTCGAAACCAACCATGCATTCTCTATCGAATCCGACAGCGGCATTGAGCTGTTCGTCCACTTCGGCATCGATACCGTAGAACTGAAAGGCGAAGGCTTCAAACGCATCGCCGAAGAAGGCCAGCGCGTCAAGAAAGGTGATGTGGTTATCGAGTTCAACCTGCCACTGCTGGAAGAGAAAGCCAAGTCTACCCTGACGCCGGTCGTTATCTCCAACATGGACGAGATCAAAGAGCTGATCAAACTGTCCGGCAGCGTGACCGTTGGCGAAACCCCGATCATCCGCATCAAGAAGTAA
- a CDS encoding DUF2919 domain-containing protein produces the protein MKPFSPRFSPDDYDQHGALRLPLGFWAVLILQARTWLLFVMAGASREQGESLLALFYPDTQRFWYGILLGLPAALAFLLSGRRHQWPRLWRGWRWGLVVSVLASLGGSLFSLWRQDGDAPGLALALLDALALSYLLLNARLKACFLPADHAD, from the coding sequence TTGAAGCCATTCTCACCCCGGTTTTCCCCGGATGATTACGACCAGCACGGCGCGCTGCGGCTGCCGCTGGGATTTTGGGCCGTACTGATTCTGCAGGCGCGCACCTGGCTGCTGTTCGTGATGGCCGGCGCTTCGCGTGAGCAGGGCGAAAGCTTGCTGGCGCTGTTTTATCCGGATACCCAGCGCTTTTGGTACGGCATACTGCTCGGCCTGCCGGCGGCGCTGGCGTTTTTGCTGAGCGGCCGCCGCCACCAATGGCCGCGGCTGTGGCGCGGCTGGCGCTGGGGGCTGGTTGTCTCCGTGCTGGCGTCCCTCGGCGGCTCGCTGTTCAGCCTGTGGCGCCAGGACGGCGATGCGCCGGGGCTGGCGTTGGCGCTGCTCGATGCGCTGGCGCTGAGCTATCTGCTGTTGAATGCGCGCCTGAAAGCCTGCTTTTTGCCGGCGGATCACGCCGACTAA
- a CDS encoding Dyp-type peroxidase — MTQVQSGILLEHCRFAIFMEATVQGEFADLRQGCKQFCQTLSELQQQFPDARLGAVIAFGYDVWHDLSNGQGAKELKPFTPLGKGLAPATQRDMLIHIQSLRHDVNFTLAQAALAAFGNVIKIEEETHGFRWVEERDLSGFIDGTENPQGEQRPAVATIAEGEEDAGGSYVLVQRYEHNLRQWQRFTTEQQEQIIGRTKHDSEELPADQRPDTSHVSRVDLKENGKGLKILRQSLPYGTASGKHGLFFIAYCARLHNIEQQLLSMFGDLDGKRDAMLRFSRAVTGSYYFAPSLTRLLSL; from the coding sequence ATGACACAGGTTCAGAGTGGCATTCTGCTGGAGCACTGCCGTTTCGCCATTTTTATGGAAGCCACCGTGCAGGGCGAATTCGCCGACTTGCGCCAGGGCTGCAAACAGTTTTGTCAGACATTGAGCGAGCTGCAGCAGCAGTTTCCCGATGCGCGCCTCGGCGCGGTGATCGCTTTCGGCTATGACGTTTGGCACGATCTTTCCAACGGTCAGGGCGCGAAAGAGTTGAAGCCGTTTACGCCGCTCGGCAAAGGGCTGGCACCGGCCACCCAGCGCGATATGCTGATCCACATCCAGTCGCTGCGTCACGACGTCAACTTCACGCTGGCGCAGGCGGCACTGGCGGCGTTCGGCAACGTCATCAAGATTGAAGAAGAAACCCATGGTTTCCGCTGGGTGGAAGAGCGCGATCTGAGCGGTTTCATCGACGGCACCGAAAACCCGCAGGGCGAGCAGCGTCCGGCAGTGGCGACGATCGCCGAAGGCGAAGAGGATGCAGGCGGCAGCTACGTGCTGGTGCAACGCTACGAGCACAACCTGCGCCAGTGGCAGCGCTTTACCACCGAACAGCAGGAGCAGATCATCGGCCGCACCAAGCACGACAGCGAAGAGCTGCCTGCCGATCAGCGCCCGGATACCTCGCACGTCAGCCGCGTCGATCTGAAAGAGAACGGCAAAGGCCTGAAAATTCTGCGCCAAAGCCTGCCTTACGGCACTGCCAGCGGCAAACACGGCCTGTTCTTCATCGCCTATTGCGCGCGCCTGCACAACATTGAGCAGCAGCTGCTGAGCATGTTCGGCGATCTGGACGGCAAACGCGACGCGATGCTGCGTTTCAGCCGTGCGGTTACCGGCAGCTACTACTTTGCGCCATCGCTGACGCGCCTGCTGTCACTTTGA
- a CDS encoding ATP-binding protein, whose translation MRGRLFWKILLGFWLTFLIMTQALWVAFSLYGDRYVPPENAMARRVIGLQLTSAATQLRSGGMPALEALMRDWPEDDRRLLSVTAMTQPPPPAPEEPVFEGRRMPKEISAWVQTGEGQGYWLSYNVRGLREEYRPERRSHFFNIPAPMLWVGGLGGLLFSAVLAWNLTRPMRQLRGGLDRVAQGDLSVRLFPNMRRRHDELSDVARDFDTMAERLELLVSAREQLLHDVSHELRSPLARLQLAIGLARQNAGNVETSLKRIEHESGRLDKMIGELLALSRAEHSSLPDEEYFDLYGLVDAVVSDARYEAQVPGVDIVLQAESDVEYTVKGNAELMRRAVDNIVRNALRFSSHGQRVTVALTRVDNLFQIAVSDQGPGVEEAKLSSIFDPFVRVKSALSGKGYGLGLAITRKVVLAHGGQVEARNGDKEGLVITLRIPRWQ comes from the coding sequence ATGCGCGGAAGACTGTTCTGGAAAATTTTGCTCGGCTTTTGGCTGACCTTCCTCATCATGACGCAGGCGCTGTGGGTAGCGTTTTCTTTGTATGGCGACCGCTATGTGCCGCCGGAGAATGCCATGGCGCGGCGGGTTATCGGCCTGCAGCTGACCTCGGCCGCTACCCAGTTGCGCAGCGGCGGCATGCCGGCGCTGGAAGCCCTGATGCGCGACTGGCCCGAGGACGACAGGCGTTTGCTATCCGTGACGGCGATGACCCAACCGCCGCCGCCCGCGCCGGAAGAACCGGTATTTGAAGGGCGGCGGATGCCGAAAGAGATCTCTGCCTGGGTGCAGACCGGCGAAGGGCAGGGATATTGGCTGAGTTACAACGTGCGCGGACTGCGGGAAGAGTATCGCCCGGAGCGACGCTCCCACTTCTTCAACATTCCTGCGCCGATGCTGTGGGTCGGCGGACTGGGCGGTTTGCTGTTCAGCGCCGTGCTGGCCTGGAATCTGACCCGGCCGATGCGTCAGCTGCGCGGCGGACTGGATCGGGTGGCGCAGGGCGATTTGTCGGTGCGGCTGTTCCCCAATATGCGCCGCCGCCATGACGAGCTGTCCGACGTGGCGCGCGATTTCGACACCATGGCCGAGCGCTTGGAGCTGCTGGTCAGCGCCCGCGAGCAGCTGTTGCACGACGTTTCGCACGAGCTGCGTTCGCCGCTGGCGCGACTGCAGCTGGCGATCGGCCTGGCGCGGCAGAATGCCGGCAACGTCGAAACTTCGCTCAAGCGCATCGAACATGAGTCGGGGCGGTTGGACAAAATGATCGGCGAGCTGCTGGCGCTGTCGCGCGCCGAACACAGCAGCCTGCCGGACGAGGAGTATTTCGATCTGTACGGCCTGGTGGATGCGGTGGTGAGCGATGCACGTTACGAGGCGCAGGTGCCTGGCGTGGATATCGTGCTGCAGGCCGAGTCGGACGTGGAGTACACCGTCAAGGGCAATGCGGAGCTGATGCGGCGAGCGGTGGACAATATCGTGCGCAATGCGCTGCGCTTTTCCAGCCACGGCCAACGGGTGACGGTGGCGTTGACGCGCGTCGATAACCTGTTCCAGATCGCGGTCAGCGATCAGGGGCCGGGAGTCGAGGAGGCGAAGCTGTCGAGCATCTTCGATCCGTTCGTGCGCGTGAAGTCGGCGCTGTCGGGCAAGGGTTACGGCCTGGGGCTGGCGATCACCCGCAAGGTGGTGCTGGCACACGGCGGCCAGGTTGAGGCGCGCAACGGCGATAAAGAGGGGCTTGTCATTACCCTGCGCATCCCGCGCTGGCAATAA
- the cysW gene encoding sulfate/thiosulfate ABC transporter permease CysW: MADVSAFNGAERPRVNWGKWTLIAIGALFSVLLLVVPMMSIFAEAFSNGFGAMWSNLLDPDMLHAIWLTVLIALITVPFNLVFGTLLAWLVTRFTFPGRQLLLTLIDIPFAVSPVVAGLIYLLFYGSNGLLGGWLDAHNIQIMFSWPGMVLVTIFVTCPFVVRELVPMMLSQGSQEDEAAILLGASGWQMFRRVTLPNIRWALLYGVVLTNARAIGEFGAVSVVSGSIRGETYSLPLQVELLQQDYNTVGSFTAAALLTLMAIVTLFLKSALQWRLERQNARLEREENHEH; encoded by the coding sequence ATGGCCGATGTTTCCGCCTTCAACGGCGCCGAGCGCCCGCGCGTCAACTGGGGCAAGTGGACGCTGATCGCCATCGGCGCGCTGTTCTCGGTGCTGCTGCTGGTGGTGCCGATGATGTCGATTTTCGCCGAGGCCTTTTCCAACGGGTTCGGCGCGATGTGGAGCAATTTGCTCGATCCGGACATGCTGCACGCCATTTGGCTGACGGTCCTGATCGCGCTGATCACCGTGCCGTTCAACCTGGTGTTCGGCACGTTGCTGGCGTGGCTGGTGACGCGCTTCACCTTCCCCGGCCGTCAGCTGCTGTTGACGCTGATCGATATCCCGTTCGCCGTTTCACCGGTGGTGGCGGGGCTGATTTATCTGCTGTTTTACGGCAGCAACGGCCTGCTGGGCGGCTGGCTGGATGCGCATAACATCCAGATCATGTTCTCCTGGCCGGGCATGGTGCTGGTGACCATTTTCGTCACTTGCCCCTTCGTGGTGCGCGAGCTGGTGCCGATGATGCTCAGCCAGGGCAGCCAGGAAGACGAGGCCGCCATTCTGCTGGGGGCGTCCGGCTGGCAAATGTTCCGCCGCGTGACGCTGCCCAACATTCGCTGGGCGCTGCTGTACGGCGTGGTGCTGACCAACGCCCGCGCCATCGGCGAGTTTGGCGCGGTGTCGGTGGTGTCCGGCTCGATTCGCGGCGAAACCTACAGCCTGCCGCTGCAGGTCGAGCTGTTGCAGCAGGATTACAACACCGTCGGCTCCTTTACCGCCGCCGCCCTGTTGACCCTGATGGCGATCGTTACCCTATTTTTGAAGAGCGCGCTGCAGTGGCGTCTGGAACGTCAAAACGCGCGTCTCGAGCGGGAGGAAAATCATGAGCATTGA
- the cysA gene encoding sulfate/thiosulfate ABC transporter ATP-binding protein CysA, whose amino-acid sequence MSIEINGINKYFGRTKVLNDISLDIASGEMVALLGPSGSGKTTLLRIIAGLESQSGGKLGFHGTDVSHMHARDRRVGFVFQHYALFRHMTVFDNIAFGLTVLPRRERPNAAAIKQKVTRLLEMVQLGHLANRYPSQLSGGQKQRVALARALAVEPQILLLDEPFGALDAQVRKELRRWLRQLHEELKFTSVFVTHDQEEAMEVADRIVVMSQGNIEQVGSPEEIMREPASRFVLEFMGEVNRLNGEIRGSQLFVGAHQWPLSFQPMHQGSVDLFLRPWEMEVATESSERCPLPVQVLEVSPRGHFWQLTVQPIGWHQEPISIVLPEGNATPVRGGRYYVGSLNARLYAGDQLLQPVALAKSA is encoded by the coding sequence ATGAGCATTGAGATTAACGGCATCAACAAGTACTTCGGTCGCACCAAGGTATTGAACGATATCTCGCTCGATATTGCTTCCGGCGAGATGGTGGCGCTGCTCGGGCCGTCCGGTTCCGGCAAGACCACGTTGCTGCGCATCATCGCCGGGCTGGAAAGCCAGAGCGGCGGCAAGCTGGGCTTCCACGGCACCGACGTCAGCCATATGCACGCGCGCGACAGACGTGTAGGCTTCGTATTTCAACACTATGCGCTGTTCCGCCACATGACGGTGTTCGACAACATCGCCTTTGGCCTGACCGTGCTGCCGCGCCGCGAGCGACCGAACGCCGCGGCGATCAAACAGAAAGTCACCCGGCTGCTGGAGATGGTGCAGCTGGGCCACCTGGCCAACCGCTATCCGTCGCAGCTGTCCGGCGGCCAGAAACAGCGTGTGGCGTTGGCGCGTGCCCTGGCGGTGGAACCGCAAATTCTGCTGCTGGACGAACCGTTCGGCGCGTTGGATGCGCAGGTGCGTAAAGAGCTGCGCCGCTGGCTGCGCCAACTGCATGAAGAGCTGAAGTTCACCAGCGTGTTCGTCACCCACGATCAGGAAGAGGCGATGGAAGTGGCCGACCGCATCGTGGTGATGAGCCAGGGCAATATCGAGCAGGTTGGCTCGCCGGAAGAGATCATGCGCGAACCGGCCAGCCGCTTCGTGCTGGAATTCATGGGGGAAGTGAACCGCCTGAACGGCGAAATTCGCGGCTCTCAGCTGTTCGTCGGCGCGCACCAGTGGCCGCTGTCGTTCCAGCCGATGCACCAGGGCAGCGTCGATCTGTTCCTGCGCCCGTGGGAAATGGAAGTGGCGACCGAAAGCAGCGAGCGTTGCCCGCTGCCGGTGCAGGTGCTGGAAGTTAGCCCGCGTGGCCACTTCTGGCAGCTGACGGTACAGCCGATCGGCTGGCATCAGGAACCGATAAGCATAGTGCTGCCGGAAGGCAACGCCACGCCGGTGCGCGGCGGCCGTTATTACGTCGGCAGCCTCAATGCGCGCCTGTATGCCGGCGATCAACTGCTGCAACCTGTTGCGTTAGCCAAAAGCGCCTGA
- a CDS encoding sulfate ABC transporter substrate-binding protein, with protein sequence MKQNRVKNLVLKGWLAAALLASGAASAAELLNSSYDVSRELFVALNPGFEQQWNQQHPNDKLTIKQSHAGSSKQALAILQGLRADVVTYNQVTDVQILHDRGQLIPADWQARLPNNSSPFYSTMAFLVRKDNPKGIHTWNDLVRDDVKLVFPNPKTSGNGRYTYLAAWGAANQADGNDPAKTRAFMTRFLKNVLVFDTGGRGATTTFVERGLGDVLISFESEVNNIRKQYGEDKYEVIVPPVDILAEFPVAWVDKNVARNGTEQAAKAYLNYLYSPAAQQVITSFYYRVYDQKAMAAAKGQFPDTQLFRVEDQFGGWPQVMKTHFATGGELDQLLAAGRK encoded by the coding sequence ATGAAACAAAACCGGGTTAAAAATCTCGTGCTGAAAGGTTGGCTGGCGGCTGCGCTGTTGGCGAGCGGCGCCGCGTCGGCGGCGGAATTGCTGAACAGCTCTTATGACGTTTCCCGTGAATTGTTCGTCGCGCTGAATCCCGGCTTTGAACAGCAGTGGAATCAACAGCATCCGAACGACAAGCTGACCATCAAACAATCGCACGCCGGTTCTTCCAAGCAGGCGCTGGCGATCCTGCAGGGCCTGCGCGCTGACGTGGTGACGTACAACCAGGTCACCGACGTGCAGATTCTGCACGATCGTGGGCAGCTGATCCCGGCGGACTGGCAGGCGCGCCTGCCGAACAACAGCTCGCCGTTCTACTCCACCATGGCGTTTCTGGTGCGCAAGGACAACCCGAAGGGGATCCACACCTGGAACGATTTGGTGCGCGACGACGTGAAGCTGGTATTCCCGAACCCGAAAACCTCCGGCAACGGCCGTTACACCTATCTGGCCGCCTGGGGCGCCGCCAATCAGGCCGACGGCAACGATCCGGCCAAGACCCGCGCCTTCATGACCCGCTTCCTGAAAAACGTGCTGGTGTTCGATACCGGCGGCCGCGGCGCGACCACCACCTTCGTCGAGCGCGGCTTGGGCGACGTGCTGATCAGCTTCGAGTCCGAAGTGAACAACATCCGCAAGCAGTACGGTGAGGACAAGTACGAAGTGATCGTGCCGCCGGTCGATATTCTGGCGGAGTTCCCGGTGGCCTGGGTCGACAAAAACGTGGCGCGCAACGGCACCGAACAGGCGGCCAAAGCCTATCTGAACTATCTCTACAGCCCGGCGGCGCAGCAGGTGATCACCAGCTTCTACTACCGCGTGTATGACCAGAAAGCGATGGCGGCGGCGAAGGGACAATTCCCGGACACCCAACTGTTCCGCGTGGAAGATCAGTTCGGCGGCTGGCCGCAGGTGATGAAAACCCACTTCGCCACCGGTGGCGAGCTGGATCAGCTGTTAGCGGCAGGGCGTAAGTAA
- the cysM gene encoding cysteine synthase CysM produces the protein MTTLEQCIGNTPLVQLQRLAAQAGSEVWVKLEGNNPAGSVKDRAALAMIQQAELRGEIKPGDVLIEATSGNTGIALAMIAALKGYTLKLLMPENMSLERQAAMRAYGAELILVSREQGMEGARDLALEMQRQGQGKVLDQFNNLDNPYAHFTTTGPEIWQQTEGRITHFVSSMGTTGTITGVGGYLKSQNPQVQIIGLQPAEGSSIPGIRRWAPAYLPGIFRPELVDQVLDIEQRDAEQTMRQLAQREGIFCGVSSGGAVAGALRVAAANPGSVVVAIVCDRGDRYLSTGVFD, from the coding sequence GTGACAACGCTCGAACAATGCATCGGGAACACCCCGCTGGTACAACTGCAACGGCTGGCCGCTCAGGCGGGCAGCGAGGTATGGGTCAAACTGGAAGGCAATAACCCGGCGGGATCGGTGAAGGATCGCGCCGCGTTGGCGATGATCCAGCAGGCGGAGCTGCGCGGCGAGATCAAGCCCGGCGACGTGCTGATCGAGGCCACCAGCGGCAACACCGGCATTGCGCTGGCGATGATCGCTGCATTGAAAGGCTATACGCTAAAGCTGCTGATGCCGGAGAACATGAGCCTGGAGCGGCAGGCGGCGATGCGCGCCTACGGCGCCGAGCTGATCCTGGTCAGCCGTGAACAGGGGATGGAAGGCGCGCGCGATCTGGCGCTGGAGATGCAGCGCCAGGGGCAGGGCAAGGTGCTGGATCAGTTCAACAATCTCGATAATCCCTATGCCCACTTCACCACCACCGGCCCGGAGATCTGGCAGCAGACCGAAGGGCGCATCACGCACTTCGTTTCCAGCATGGGCACCACCGGCACCATTACCGGCGTGGGCGGTTATCTGAAGAGTCAGAACCCGCAGGTGCAGATCATCGGCCTGCAGCCGGCGGAAGGCAGCAGCATTCCCGGTATTCGCCGTTGGGCGCCCGCTTACCTGCCGGGCATTTTCCGCCCGGAGCTGGTGGATCAGGTGCTGGATATCGAGCAGCGCGATGCCGAGCAGACCATGCGCCAGCTGGCGCAGCGTGAAGGCATCTTCTGCGGCGTCAGCTCCGGCGGCGCGGTGGCCGGCGCCCTGCGCGTCGCGGCGGCTAATCCCGGCAGCGTCGTGGTGGCGATCGTCTGTGACCGCGGTGACCGTTACCTCTCCACCGGCGTGTTCGACTGA
- the cysT gene encoding sulfate/thiosulfate ABC transporter permease CysT, with protein MLALSSSKRVLPGFGLSLGSSLFYTCLILLLPLTALVMQLAQMSLAQYWEVISNPQVVVAYKVTLLAAGVASLFNAVFGMLMAWILTRYRFPGRSLLDGLIDLPFALPTAVAGLTLAGLFSTTGWYGQWLAHFDIKVTFTWLGIAVAMAFTSLPFVVRTVQPVLEELGPEYEEAAETLGATRWQSFRRVVLPEVAPALLAGTAISFTRSLGEFGAVIFIAGNIAWKTEVTSLMIFVRLQEFDYPAASAIASVILAASLLLLFSINVLQSRFGRRLGGGH; from the coding sequence ATGTTGGCATTGTCGTCCAGTAAGCGGGTGCTGCCCGGTTTTGGCCTCAGCCTTGGCAGCAGCCTGTTTTATACCTGTTTGATCCTGCTGCTGCCGCTCACCGCGTTGGTGATGCAGCTGGCGCAGATGAGCCTGGCGCAATACTGGGAAGTGATTTCCAACCCGCAGGTGGTGGTGGCGTATAAAGTGACGCTGCTGGCGGCCGGCGTCGCCAGCCTGTTCAACGCGGTGTTCGGCATGCTGATGGCCTGGATCCTGACGCGCTACCGTTTTCCCGGCCGTTCGCTGCTGGATGGCCTGATCGATCTGCCGTTCGCGCTGCCGACCGCGGTGGCCGGCCTGACGCTGGCGGGGCTGTTTTCCACCACCGGCTGGTACGGTCAGTGGCTGGCGCACTTCGATATCAAGGTCACCTTCACTTGGCTGGGGATCGCGGTAGCAATGGCGTTCACCAGCCTGCCGTTTGTGGTGCGCACCGTGCAGCCGGTTCTGGAAGAGCTGGGGCCGGAATACGAAGAGGCGGCCGAGACGCTGGGCGCTACGCGCTGGCAGAGTTTCCGCCGCGTGGTGTTGCCCGAGGTGGCGCCGGCATTGCTGGCCGGCACCGCCATCTCCTTTACCCGCAGCCTGGGCGAGTTCGGCGCGGTGATTTTCATCGCCGGCAACATCGCCTGGAAGACGGAAGTGACCTCGCTGATGATTTTCGTGCGTTTGCAGGAGTTCGATTACCCGGCGGCCAGCGCCATCGCCTCGGTGATCCTGGCGGCGTCGCTGCTGCTGCTGTTCAGCATTAACGTATTGCAAAGCCGCTTCGGCAGACGTTTGGGAGGAGGACACTGA
- a CDS encoding YgiW/YdeI family stress tolerance OB fold protein, producing MKKLTLAALIALCSAPVLAQQGGFLDPAAPPAQTQPAPQGGFSGPSAALTTVDKVKSMSDDTWVMLQGNIEQRIGDDTYTFRDATGTLTVEIDRKRWNGQTVTPKDKVQLEGKVDKDWSSVEVDVKTVKKLP from the coding sequence ATGAAAAAACTGACTCTGGCCGCTCTGATCGCGCTGTGCAGCGCACCGGTACTGGCGCAACAAGGCGGATTCCTCGATCCGGCCGCGCCGCCGGCCCAAACGCAACCTGCTCCACAGGGCGGTTTCTCCGGCCCCAGCGCAGCGCTGACCACCGTGGACAAGGTGAAATCGATGAGCGACGACACGTGGGTGATGCTGCAGGGCAACATCGAACAGCGTATCGGCGACGACACCTATACCTTCCGCGACGCCACCGGCACCCTGACGGTCGAGATCGACCGCAAGCGCTGGAACGGCCAAACCGTTACGCCGAAAGACAAGGTGCAGTTGGAAGGTAAAGTGGATAAAGACTGGAGCAGCGTCGAAGTGGACGTGAAAACCGTCAAAAAGCTGCCGTAA